In the genome of Deinococcus planocerae, the window CTGCGAGAGCACCCGGTGCAGGATGCGCGCGCCCGTCTCGAAGCGCGCCTGCGCCCCCCGCGCCGACGTGACGAGCCACGCGGCGCCCACGAGGAGCGTCACGAGGCCCCACACGAGGAATGCGGCGCGGCGGGGCGGGATCATGCCCCCATGATGGGTGCCCGCCGCGGGGAGGTGTCAAGCCGCCCGCCTGGCGGGTCGCCCGGGCGGGGCCCTCCTCAGCCCCCTCCCGGGGCGAGCCCGAACGCGTCCAGGGCGGCGCGGGCCACCTCGTCCCCGGCGTCCTCCTGCACGAAGTGCCCGGCGTGGGCGACCTCCAGCGGGGGCGGACAGCCGCGGATGGCCGAGCGCAACAGCCGCATGGGCCCCGCCCCCAGGATCGGGTCGCGCAGCCCCACCGCCATGAAGCTCTCGACGTGGAGCTGCACCCCCCACCAGTCCCGGGCCCGCCTTGAAACCTCGGCCCCCGGCGCGTCCGGGTGGGTGGGCACCAGCCGGGGAAAGGCCCGGACCCCCGCCTTGAAGCGGGCGTCCGGAAAGGGCGCCTCGTAGGCGAGCGCCTCCTCGTGAGAGACGCGCCCCGACGCGCGGCGCATCAGGGCGGCCACGTCCATGTTCGGGTGGGCGTTCGAGTACGCCCGCCAGGCATAGAAGGCGGCGTTCGGCCTCACGTCGCCCGTCGCCAGCGCCGTGTTCATGACGATCAACCGGGAGAAGCGCCCCGGCTCCTCCAGCGGCAGGGTCAGGCCCAGCAGCCCGCCCCAGTCCTGCACGACGAGGGTGATGTGACGGAGGTCGAGCCGCTGGATCAGGCGCAGGAGACTCTCCCGGTGAAAGTCGAAGGTATACACCCGGTCGTCGGCGGGCTTGTCCGACCGCCCGAAGCCGAGGAGGTCGGGGGCCACGACGCGGTGACCGGCGGAGGTGAGAACCGGGATCATCCGGCGGTAGAGGTAGCTCCACGTCGGCTGGCCGTGCAGGCACAGAAAAACGGTCTCGGCGTCCCGGGGGCCCTCGTCGAGGTGGTGCAGGCGCAGGCCCTCGTACCCGGGCAGGTCGTCCAGATAGTGCGGCGCGAAGGGGTAGCCGGGGAGGGCGCGAAAGGCATCGTCGGGCGTGCGCAAAACGTCAGTCATGGGCCTCCTGGCCCCCCAGGGGGGCGGGCGCGGGCCGCGGGGCGGGTGGGGCGGCGCGGGCGGCGAGGTGCGCGCGGGCCTCGGCGTGGTTGTCGCGGGTGATGGGGTAGCGCCACGCGAACACCAGGGCGAGGAGGTAGAGCAGGCAGGGGACCGGGCCCATCATCAGGGCGATGCCTCGCACCGTCTCCGGGCTCTGGGCGGCGCTCCCGGGTACGTAGCCCAGCAGGCTCGTCACGAGCGCGTTGGAGAACACCCCGAAGGACCCGGCGGCCTTGAGCGCGAAGAGCAGCAGGGCGTAGAGCAGGCCCTCGCGCCGCAGGCCGCTGCGCAGCTCGTCGAACTCCAGCACGTCGGGCAGCATCGCCCAGGGAAAGAGCGAGACCGACGCCAGCCCCAGCCCGTTGACGACGATGGTGCCGATCAGTAAGGGCGAGACCACCCCCCGCGGCACCGCGTACACGTACAGCAGGAGGCTCACGACCATCAGCCCCAGCCCCAGCATCACCCCCGCCCGCTTGCCGATCCGCGCCGAGAGCCACGCCCACCCCCCGAACCCCAGGATGGCGACCACGAACAGGCCGCCCAGCAGCGGGGCCTGAAGCGCCCCCGGCAGCCGCAGCACCGACTCCAGGAAGAAGGGCAGGATCGAATTGGTGATCGTCAGGGCCACCGTGACGAGCAGGAACAGGCCCAGCAGCGGTTTCAGGCCGAAGGTGCCCAGCAGCTCGCGCACCGCGCGCAGGGTCAGGGGCGGGGCCGCCTCCCCCCGGCGGGCGCGGACGGGCTCGCGCACCCCGAAGCCCGTGACGAGGAGGGCCGAACTCGCCGCCGCGGCGCAGAGCACGCCGACGACCAGCCAGCCGCCCGGCGGACTCGCCGCGAGGTCGCGCGCCCCCGTGAGCCCCAGGACGAGCAGCGGCGGCAACGCCACGCCGACGAGGGTGGCGAGCATCGAGAACGCGAGGCGGTAGGAGTTCAGGCTCGTGCGCTCGTCCGAGTCCCCCGTGAGTTCGGGCCCCAGCGCGAGGTAAGGGATGGTCGCCAGCGAGTACAGCACCGACAGCGCCATGAAACCCAGGGCGGCCAGCACGAAGCGGGCGGGCGTGCCCTCCACGTACGGCACGAGCCACAGCGCCGCGAACACGGTCCCGGCGGGCACGGCGAACACCCGGGTGAACCACAGCCGCCCCCGCCGCTCCCGCACCCGGTCGGAGAGCGCCCCGATGGCGGGGTCAAGCAAGGCGTCAAAGAGCCGCCCGGCGAGGAAGGCCAGCCCCGCGGGCAGCGGCGCCAGCCCGGCGATGTTCACGAGGTAATACAGCAGCCAGGTGTTGCCCACCACCCCGACGAGGTTGCCCCCGAAGTCGGCGGGGCCGTACAGCAGCTTGTCGCGGGGGCGCAGACGGGCAGTCACTCGGGACACCTCCGGGCGGGGGGGGCGAAACGCACGAACTCGACGGGTTGGGCGGTCCGGGGCCTCAGCGTAGGGGTAGAGTGCTTCAAATGGACCGCGCCGTTTTGAGCAATGGTGTCCTGCACGTGCGAGACCCCCAGGCCGCCCCCCGCGTGATGAGCGGCTGGGAGATGCGCTACCTCGCCCCTTTCCTGGGCCGCGAGGCGACGATGAGCCAGGCGGCGCGCGAACTCGGGGTGAGCGTGCAGCGCCTGCACTACCAGGTGAGGAAGCTCGAGGGCGAGGGCCTGCTGCGCGTCGCGCGGGTGGAGCGGCGCGGGAGGCGCGAGCTCAAGGTCTACCGGGCGGTCGCCGACCGCATCTTCATCCCCTTCGAACTGATGTCCCTGGAGAGCGTGGAGGCGGCGCTGGCGGCGGCGGACCAGCCGTGGCTCACGCTCTTCCTGCGCTCGCTGGCCCAGGTGTGGCGCGAGAACCCCGGCACCTGGGGCATGCGCCTGGAGCGCACGGCGTCCGGCCACGTCCGCGCCCACGTGGTGCCGGACCCCCACAGCGAGGGGGGGCTGGAAGAAGAACGTCTCCCCGCCCTCTTCCTGGGCGGCTGGGTGACGGACCTGCACCTCGACTTCGAGGACGCCCGGGCCCTGCGCCGCGACCTCGGCGAGGTGCTGGAGCGCTACCTCCAGCGCGGCGGCGCCGGGCGCTACCTCCTGCAACTGCGCCTCGCCCCGCTGCCGGGGGACGTGCCCGGCCTGCCGAACGTCACCATGCGCTGAGAAGCGCCTCACCGCTCACGGCTGAATTTCGCCGGGATGCGGGGAGGCCGGGAGGAACGTCGGCAGCCTCACTCCACGCCGCAGGACTCTTTCCCGTCGCGTGCCGGTCCCGTGGTCGCGGTCCACCCGAGTTTGGGACCGGCGCGACCCCGGGTGGGGTTCAGGCCCTGCGCCCACCCCCCAGCCTCACCCGGAAGCCGCGCAGCTCGTAGCCCTTGACGACCTCGTTGTGCGAGAGCCGGGGTTCGGTGACGACCTCCAGGTCGCGCCACATCAGCAGCCTTCGCAGGAACACGTCCGACTCCTTGATCGCCAGGAACGCGCCGGGGCAGCGGTGGTGGCCGTCGCCGAAGGAGAGCCCCTGGGGCTGTACGCCGCGCGGCAGGGGGCGGCCCGGGCACAGCCCCCCCGCGTCGGCCCCGACCACCGCCGGGTCCACGTTGGCCTCCCGGAGGTTCAGGGCGAGCAGGCTGCCCGCCGGGACGGTGCGGCCCGCGACCGACAGCTCGGTTTCGGCGCGGCGGTAGAGCGTGCCCACGACCGGCTCCAGCCGCAGGATCTCGTGCAAGACGGCGTGCCGTTCGCGCTCGGTCCCGTGGACGTACTCCGCGCGCAGGCCGGGGGTTCCGAGCAGGTGCCACGCGGCGACGGTGACGAACTCGCGGGTGGTCACCATGCCCGCCGTGCCGTAGGTCAGGCACTCGGTCAGGATTTCCACGTCGCCGTAGCCGCGGTCGAGCAGGTGGCTGATCAGGTCGTCGCGGCGCTCCCGGCGCCTCGCCTCGATGGCGGGTTTCACGTCGAGGAGGAAGAAGAGGGCCAGCTCCGCCTGCTGCCTCAGGCCCGCCAGGCGGCCCGGGTTCGGCCCCGCGTTGCCGGGCTCGCTGTCTCCCCCGCCCTCCACGAAGGCCATAATGCGGCGCTCCAGGCCCGGGAGGCGGCTGTTCGTGAGGCCCACGACCTGCGAGGCGACCCCCACCGCGAGCCTCAGGCTCAGGTCGTCGAGCTTCACCTCGCCGCGGCGCGCGAGCTCGGCGATCAGGTCGTCGGCGAGCGCGGCGATCATCGGGCCGTACCCGGCCACCTGGGTGGGCGTGAAGTAGCGGGCGGTCGAGCGGCGCATCTCGTGGTGCGTCTCGCCCTCCTCGAACAGCACCGGGGGACGGCCCAGTCCGCCCATGTCCCGCGCGGCCTCGGCCATGAAACCTGCCTGCCGCACCGCCTCCGAGCGCAGCACGCCCTGCGCCGCCCCGAAGCCGTGGACGCGGTAGACCCCCCGCCCGTCCACCACGAGGTCCGGCTCCGGGGCCGGGGAGTGGTCCTCCCGCCGGGTCAGCGAGGCGGTCTGCCCGCTGAAGGGGCAGCGGGGCGTGTCGGAAGGGGCCGGGGTCGTGGGGGTCATGGGCACTCCTGTGGGGGCGAGGGGTGGGGGAGACAGTGGGCGGCATGCGCGAGGGCACGCAGATCGTCGGTGAGGACCTGAGCCCGCGGGCCGAGGGTGGCGAGCGGAGGACCGGTGACCCCCCGGACGGTCTCCAGGGCGGCGTTCCAGAGGTCTGCCCCCCGGGGGGTGACCGTCACCGTGACCCGGCGGGCGTCCGCCTGCGCCGGACCCCGGGTCACCGCCCCCCGCGCCTCCAGCGCCCGCAAGACGCGGCTGACCTCGTAGCGGGGCACGCCGAGTTCGCGGGCGAGCGCCGCGGGCTGAGCCGTCCCGCCCTGCACGTAGGCCAGCGCGACGAAGGCCCGCAGGTCGAGGTCGTGCCGGGCGCGCAACTCGGCCTCGCCCAGGCGGGTCAAGGCCTGCCACGCCTCCCACAGCGCGGTCAGGAACGCCACTTCCGGCGCGGCTGGAGGGGGAGGAGCGTCCACCCCCACACCTTGCCGCACCCGCGCATGAGTAATTGCAACTTGCAATCAATTCGGTGAAGCCTCGTGCCTGGAGTTGGGGGAGGGAGGCGGTTGAAAGCAGGTCGGGCGTCGTCCCCGTGGGCCTGCTCCCCACCCGGTCCATGCCCCGCCCGAGTCTGCCGCTAGACGGCGAGGAAATCCGCCCCGTCGAGGTCATTCTCACCGCCGGGGGCCTGCTCGCCCACGCCTGAGCCCGAGCGGCTGCGCGGTCCTGCGCAGCCTCTCACCGGCGTTGGACCGTGCCCCGGACGACGCCGCGACCCGGCGGTGCCCTGACCGACCCCGTGCCGAGCGCGCTGGCCCTCTCCTGGGCCGTGGGATGATACCCCCATGCAGCGCCCGCTCGCGCGTCTCCTGCTCGCCGCGCTCGCCGGGCTCCTGGTGACGGGTGGGCTCGCGCTGACCGTGCGCCCCGTCCTCGGGCTCATTCCCGAGCACCAGGGGTTCTTGCGGGCCTACGCCGGGGTGCTCGTCGCCTACCTCGCCGTGAGCGCGGGCTTCGCCACCATCGGGGCCCTCAGCGCGGCGGCCCTGCCCCTGGCGGCGGTCGGCGTCTCGCCGCGCACCGGGCCGTACCGGGTGGGCGTCTCGCTCGCCGTGTCCGGGGGGGGGCTGGTCATCCCCGTCCTGCTGCTGTCGGTCGTCGCCGCCGTCTCGCAGGAGGGGGCGCTGGGGGGGGCCCTGAGAAACGGCAGCCTGATCCTGGCCCTGTGCGCCGCGGGGTACGGGCTGCTCTCGGGCCTCGTCCTGGGGCTGCTCACCGTGCGGCTGCGGCACCTGTGGCGTCCGGCGCTCGCGGGGCTGGCGGGCGCGCTCGCCGCGGGGGCGGTCTGCGGCCTGGCGCTCGAACTCGTCAACCCCAGGGCCGTGTTGCGGAGCGCGCCGGGCCTGGTGCTCCTCGTGTCGCTGGTCGTCCTCACGATTCACCTGGGGTGGGGTCTCGCCGTGCGCGGGGCGCTGGGCCGTCTGGCGGCGCTGGGCCGAAGAAAGGCCGCCGCCGGGCACCCGCTCCACGCCGCCGGGCGGGCCCAGGTGGCCCTCGTCGCCACGCTGGGCCTGAGCCTGCTCGGCAGCGTGGTCGCCTTCACCCGCACCCTGGGGGACTTCGTGACCGCCCGCCCGGCTGACCCCACGCCGTTGCGGGTGGCCCGCCCGCTGAACGTGCCCGGCTGCCCCGTCCCCACGGACGCGCTGGAACGGGCCGTCTGGGAGGTCTCCACCCGGGGCCGCCGACCCGACCTGTCCTGCCTCAACCGGATTCGACCGCTGATCCAGTTGCCGGGGGGCGCGGCGCCCGGTCCCGCCCGCAGCGGCTTCGACGACGTGGGGGCGCTCGTGGAGGGGGCCCGGCACGAGGTCCTCTTCACGACGATGCAGTGGGACGGCGGGCGGCTCAACCCCGGCTCGACCCTGGCCGGGGCCCTCGCCCGCCTGTACGCGCGGGTGAAGGCCGACCCCGCCGCCTTCCCG includes:
- a CDS encoding MarR family winged helix-turn-helix transcriptional regulator — translated: MRQGVGVDAPPPPAAPEVAFLTALWEAWQALTRLGEAELRARHDLDLRAFVALAYVQGGTAQPAALARELGVPRYEVSRVLRALEARGAVTRGPAQADARRVTVTVTPRGADLWNAALETVRGVTGPPLATLGPRAQVLTDDLRALAHAAHCLPHPSPPQECP
- a CDS encoding MFS transporter, translated to MTARLRPRDKLLYGPADFGGNLVGVVGNTWLLYYLVNIAGLAPLPAGLAFLAGRLFDALLDPAIGALSDRVRERRGRLWFTRVFAVPAGTVFAALWLVPYVEGTPARFVLAALGFMALSVLYSLATIPYLALGPELTGDSDERTSLNSYRLAFSMLATLVGVALPPLLVLGLTGARDLAASPPGGWLVVGVLCAAAASSALLVTGFGVREPVRARRGEAAPPLTLRAVRELLGTFGLKPLLGLFLLVTVALTITNSILPFFLESVLRLPGALQAPLLGGLFVVAILGFGGWAWLSARIGKRAGVMLGLGLMVVSLLLYVYAVPRGVVSPLLIGTIVVNGLGLASVSLFPWAMLPDVLEFDELRSGLRREGLLYALLLFALKAAGSFGVFSNALVTSLLGYVPGSAAQSPETVRGIALMMGPVPCLLYLLALVFAWRYPITRDNHAEARAHLAARAAPPAPRPAPAPLGGQEAHD
- a CDS encoding cytochrome P450 → MTPTTPAPSDTPRCPFSGQTASLTRREDHSPAPEPDLVVDGRGVYRVHGFGAAQGVLRSEAVRQAGFMAEAARDMGGLGRPPVLFEEGETHHEMRRSTARYFTPTQVAGYGPMIAALADDLIAELARRGEVKLDDLSLRLAVGVASQVVGLTNSRLPGLERRIMAFVEGGGDSEPGNAGPNPGRLAGLRQQAELALFFLLDVKPAIEARRRERRDDLISHLLDRGYGDVEILTECLTYGTAGMVTTREFVTVAAWHLLGTPGLRAEYVHGTERERHAVLHEILRLEPVVGTLYRRAETELSVAGRTVPAGSLLALNLREANVDPAVVGADAGGLCPGRPLPRGVQPQGLSFGDGHHRCPGAFLAIKESDVFLRRLLMWRDLEVVTEPRLSHNEVVKGYELRGFRVRLGGGRRA
- a CDS encoding haloalkane dehalogenase — its product is MTDVLRTPDDAFRALPGYPFAPHYLDDLPGYEGLRLHHLDEGPRDAETVFLCLHGQPTWSYLYRRMIPVLTSAGHRVVAPDLLGFGRSDKPADDRVYTFDFHRESLLRLIQRLDLRHITLVVQDWGGLLGLTLPLEEPGRFSRLIVMNTALATGDVRPNAAFYAWRAYSNAHPNMDVAALMRRASGRVSHEEALAYEAPFPDARFKAGVRAFPRLVPTHPDAPGAEVSRRARDWWGVQLHVESFMAVGLRDPILGAGPMRLLRSAIRGCPPPLEVAHAGHFVQEDAGDEVARAALDAFGLAPGGG
- a CDS encoding ArsR/SmtB family transcription factor translates to MDRAVLSNGVLHVRDPQAAPRVMSGWEMRYLAPFLGREATMSQAARELGVSVQRLHYQVRKLEGEGLLRVARVERRGRRELKVYRAVADRIFIPFELMSLESVEAALAAADQPWLTLFLRSLAQVWRENPGTWGMRLERTASGHVRAHVVPDPHSEGGLEEERLPALFLGGWVTDLHLDFEDARALRRDLGEVLERYLQRGGAGRYLLQLRLAPLPGDVPGLPNVTMR
- a CDS encoding phospholipase D-like domain-containing protein, with product MQRPLARLLLAALAGLLVTGGLALTVRPVLGLIPEHQGFLRAYAGVLVAYLAVSAGFATIGALSAAALPLAAVGVSPRTGPYRVGVSLAVSGGGLVIPVLLLSVVAAVSQEGALGGALRNGSLILALCAAGYGLLSGLVLGLLTVRLRHLWRPALAGLAGALAAGAVCGLALELVNPRAVLRSAPGLVLLVSLVVLTIHLGWGLAVRGALGRLAALGRRKAAAGHPLHAAGRAQVALVATLGLSLLGSVVAFTRTLGDFVTARPADPTPLRVARPLNVPGCPVPTDALERAVWEVSTRGRRPDLSCLNRIRPLIQLPGGAAPGPARSGFDDVGALVEGARHEVLFTTMQWDGGRLNPGSTLAGALARLYARVKADPAAFPDGVRVRVTLGNYPVISTFEWGAEVWTALGDLLAAGVPLSDPAREWRVELGNYAGTFPHSHVKLVAIDGETLLTAGFNYAYGHYPPGHPSGRGTGLYDLGLVARGPVAQDGVNVFDDLWARSKVVVCEGQPRPDDVRQACRLGGLGTPRHPAAARRAVPAGEARAFSLYRREGFTGADEATLALLNAATTRIDLMHVNFSMDLGCIVAVLNPSLCTDRDRLPWMTALLGAMERGVNVRLLTDGSGSLGSIENRVALAYLRREMARRGLPPSRFTARWFPGPVHAKAALIDRRMLVVGSMNLHHSSWTQGLLGLNEAVLATSDPAGAREFQGLFERFWAEAEPAALPAFLQAGAP